In Xylanibacter ruminicola 23, a single genomic region encodes these proteins:
- a CDS encoding arabinogalactan endo-beta-1,4-galactanase, translating to MKLLLVSMFMALVSQSAFAQNDFVKGADVGFLTGQEKHGVKFHDRDGKERECLELLKKDYQMKAIRMRVWVNPRGGMNDKHELLAMAKRAKALGMDLMVDFHYSDSWADPAKQPIPEAWKNHSYKQMKKDVRQHTIDVLSLLKANGIEPRWVQVGNETANGLLWPMGHIEQNPKQYAGFIRAGYDAVKKVFPRAIVIVHLDRGHLQSLYDYNLDIVKKYGGKFDMIGMSLYPYWAMQDHPELNPDGIITDCMANIRHCSEKYGCDVMIVETGFEVDEQHPEKMDEGRRQLTRVIREARSETNGRCRGVFYWEPQCLPGGYKLGAFNSNAAPTTIMEAFNE from the coding sequence ATGAAACTACTGCTTGTATCGATGTTTATGGCACTCGTTTCGCAGAGTGCTTTTGCGCAGAATGACTTTGTAAAAGGAGCCGATGTGGGATTTCTCACAGGTCAGGAAAAACATGGTGTAAAATTTCACGATCGTGATGGAAAGGAACGAGAATGCTTGGAACTGTTGAAGAAGGACTACCAGATGAAGGCCATCCGCATGCGAGTGTGGGTGAACCCACGTGGCGGCATGAACGATAAGCACGAGTTGCTGGCTATGGCCAAGCGTGCCAAAGCACTTGGTATGGACCTGATGGTTGACTTTCATTACAGCGACTCGTGGGCCGACCCTGCCAAGCAGCCTATCCCCGAGGCTTGGAAAAATCATAGTTACAAGCAGATGAAGAAGGATGTGCGCCAACATACCATCGATGTACTATCGCTGCTCAAAGCTAATGGCATAGAGCCACGTTGGGTGCAGGTGGGTAACGAAACGGCCAACGGACTGCTCTGGCCCATGGGACATATCGAGCAGAATCCCAAGCAGTATGCAGGTTTTATCCGAGCTGGCTACGATGCTGTAAAGAAGGTATTTCCTCGTGCCATCGTTATCGTGCATCTGGATCGCGGACACTTGCAGAGCCTCTACGATTATAACCTTGACATCGTAAAGAAGTATGGTGGCAAGTTCGATATGATAGGCATGTCGCTCTATCCCTACTGGGCCATGCAGGATCATCCCGAATTGAATCCCGATGGCATTATTACCGACTGTATGGCCAACATCCGCCATTGTAGCGAAAAATACGGCTGCGATGTGATGATAGTTGAAACAGGTTTTGAGGTAGATGAGCAGCATCCTGAAAAGATGGACGAGGGTCGCCGCCAGCTAACCCGTGTGATTCGCGAGGCACGTAGCGAAACCAATGGCCGTTGCCGTGGTGTGTTCTACTGGGAACCCCAGTGCCTGCCTGGTGGCTATAAGCTCGGCGCCTTTAACAGTAACGCCGCGCCAACAACCATCATGGAGGCTTTTAATGAGTAA
- a CDS encoding glycoside hydrolase 43 family protein gives MLFAFHFSFTSAFAQSWTADNGNGTFTNPLFYDEFSDPDILRVGDDYYLAGTTMHTVPGLVILHSKDLVNWENISYCFDRFDFDDDAFSLKNHKEIYGQGVWAPAIRYANGQFYVFTNINGKGLQCYTSKDIRGPWQHHNMQGNIYDLSVLFDDDGKIYAIHKYGEVHCTELKPDMSGPVEGTDRVIIPEGNAIGEGHHVYKINGMYYIISTDYMPNGRTLCSRSKSIWGPYETVTITADETFGYHAAPLTQVPQGVKYRIGEDGTKFGIPQVDKDATACTNIHQGGIVQDQSGQWWALLMMDFHSIGRTVCLSPITWKDGWPMIGLEGNLGRAPRTWFKPNISVNAQAHAPYLRSEDFNAAKLGRVWQWNHNPDDSKWSLKKGRLRLQSMPAEQLMWARNTLTQRVIGPTSITTVELFTKGLKDGDVAGLGNINVPCSWIGIVKDGNTLTLRCFEQATNDTINQKVNAEKLWLRMVGDYDNNLAHYEYSLDGNTYQQLGREMPLSYQLISFQGSRHALFAFNHKGKQGGYAEFDNFKVVEPQADRSGNIPYGKSFRIINLATGKPAIAQKHGLLYDTDKSDQSLQTRFHIIDKGQGRVFLQCEDGRYVWCSGFGIPGDVRLTTDESKAEMFLWQDYLNHEFMLLSLRTHRYIGKSPTTGSPYSMDYAGADPARRNGAVFRWE, from the coding sequence ATGCTTTTCGCTTTTCACTTTTCTTTTACTTCGGCTTTCGCCCAGTCGTGGACGGCCGATAACGGTAATGGCACATTTACCAACCCGCTTTTCTACGATGAGTTTTCCGATCCCGACATTCTGCGTGTGGGCGACGACTACTATCTGGCTGGTACCACCATGCATACCGTGCCTGGTCTGGTGATTCTGCACTCCAAGGATTTGGTTAACTGGGAGAATATCTCGTATTGCTTTGATCGTTTCGATTTCGATGACGATGCTTTCTCTCTCAAAAACCACAAGGAGATTTACGGTCAGGGTGTATGGGCACCTGCCATCCGTTATGCTAACGGCCAGTTTTATGTGTTTACCAACATCAACGGTAAAGGTCTGCAGTGTTATACCTCGAAGGATATCCGTGGCCCTTGGCAGCATCATAACATGCAGGGCAACATCTACGATCTCTCCGTGCTTTTCGACGACGACGGTAAGATTTATGCCATCCATAAGTATGGCGAGGTGCACTGTACCGAATTGAAGCCTGATATGAGCGGTCCTGTTGAGGGTACTGATCGTGTAATTATCCCCGAGGGCAATGCCATCGGCGAGGGCCATCATGTGTATAAGATTAATGGTATGTATTATATCATATCTACCGATTATATGCCTAATGGCCGTACCCTCTGTAGTCGTTCCAAAAGCATCTGGGGACCTTACGAAACTGTTACCATTACCGCCGACGAAACCTTTGGCTACCATGCCGCCCCGCTTACACAGGTGCCGCAAGGCGTAAAATATCGTATTGGCGAGGATGGAACCAAGTTCGGTATTCCTCAGGTTGATAAAGATGCCACAGCCTGCACCAACATCCACCAGGGTGGTATCGTTCAGGATCAGAGCGGCCAGTGGTGGGCACTATTGATGATGGACTTTCATAGCATCGGCCGCACCGTTTGTCTCTCACCCATCACCTGGAAGGATGGCTGGCCTATGATAGGCCTTGAAGGCAATCTTGGTCGTGCGCCTCGTACCTGGTTCAAACCCAATATTAGTGTCAACGCTCAAGCACATGCCCCATATCTGCGTAGCGAGGATTTTAATGCTGCAAAGCTTGGTCGCGTGTGGCAGTGGAACCACAATCCTGATGATAGTAAGTGGAGCTTGAAAAAGGGCCGCTTGCGTCTTCAATCGATGCCTGCCGAACAACTGATGTGGGCACGAAACACACTCACTCAGCGTGTCATCGGTCCTACGTCTATCACCACTGTCGAGCTCTTTACCAAAGGTTTGAAAGATGGCGATGTGGCAGGTCTTGGCAATATCAACGTGCCCTGCTCGTGGATAGGCATTGTAAAAGATGGTAATACCCTTACACTCCGCTGCTTCGAACAGGCCACCAATGATACTATCAATCAAAAAGTGAATGCCGAAAAGCTGTGGCTCCGTATGGTGGGCGATTATGATAACAATCTGGCTCATTATGAGTATTCGCTCGATGGCAACACTTATCAGCAACTGGGTCGCGAAATGCCACTCAGCTATCAGCTTATCTCGTTCCAGGGCTCGCGCCATGCCCTTTTTGCCTTTAATCATAAAGGAAAACAGGGCGGATATGCCGAGTTCGACAATTTTAAGGTAGTAGAGCCACAGGCCGATCGTAGTGGTAATATCCCTTATGGCAAGAGCTTCCGCATCATTAATCTAGCTACCGGCAAGCCAGCCATCGCTCAGAAGCATGGTTTGCTTTATGATACGGATAAGTCTGATCAGAGTCTACAAACGCGTTTCCATATCATCGATAAAGGTCAGGGCAGAGTGTTTCTTCAGTGCGAAGATGGGCGCTATGTATGGTGTTCAGGCTTTGGTATTCCAGGCGATGTGCGCCTGACTACCGATGAGTCGAAGGCCGAGATGTTCCTGTGGCAGGACTATCTCAACCACGAGTTTATGCTCCTTTCCTTGCGTACCCACCGTTACATCGGTAAGAGTCCCACCACAGGCAGTCCTTATTCGATGGACTACGCTGGTGCCGACCCTGCCCGTCGCAATGGCGCCGTATTCCGTTGGGAGTAA
- a CDS encoding glycoside hydrolase family 43 protein translates to MKKYLYILLSALVPMGALAYTLKRVSVHDPSIVWEPASQTYYIFGSHRAAAKTTDLMNWTAFTAPWATASSQNAANSAAFTTPAVTTVKKGGATVSLPKFSATAWAKRGSTSYNVDGNMWAPDVIWNKAMKKWCMYLSVNGDNWYSSIILLTADNIEGPYLYQAPVVMSGFHTGTSYKDTDLEVAIGTQASLPGRYAVGSNWGKRYPNCIDPCVFYDEDGKLWISYGSWSGGIWMLELDENTGLRDYDVEYTLTGAGDGVTVDPYFGKKVAGGFYVSGEASYIEHIGNYYFLFVTYGGLAAGGVASDYNNGGYQMRVFRSEKPDGPYLDTEGKDAIFQSFMVNFGPQSKTDRGVNIFGAYGDWGNMATGNLSERSQGHNSILAAEDGRTYLVYHTRFQNSGENHQVRVHQVFQNQDGWLVAAPFEYTGEQVKSADIATSQQIATAQVPGGYKLLIHKYRLNHTTKELVTPVEIQLNADGSISGSQSGTWSINEGTSYITITLGSTVYKGVMVEQNLENKTFSDDKTPAFTALADDGVTIWGYKYSETTGISQTLSDNIRQNGAIYDMQGRRVNNPQRKGIYIQNGKKYIVK, encoded by the coding sequence ATGAAGAAGTATCTGTATATACTACTGTCTGCACTGGTTCCCATGGGTGCTTTGGCGTACACGCTGAAGCGAGTAAGCGTACACGACCCAAGCATCGTGTGGGAGCCAGCGTCCCAGACGTACTACATTTTCGGCTCGCACCGTGCGGCGGCAAAAACTACCGATCTGATGAACTGGACAGCGTTTACGGCTCCTTGGGCCACAGCATCCAGTCAGAATGCAGCCAACAGTGCAGCCTTTACAACCCCCGCAGTAACTACCGTTAAGAAAGGCGGTGCAACTGTGTCGTTGCCAAAATTCAGTGCTACAGCTTGGGCTAAGCGTGGTAGTACCAGTTATAATGTTGATGGCAATATGTGGGCGCCAGATGTTATCTGGAATAAAGCCATGAAAAAATGGTGTATGTACCTTAGTGTGAATGGCGATAACTGGTATTCGAGCATCATTCTGCTTACAGCCGATAATATCGAAGGTCCCTACCTTTATCAGGCTCCTGTGGTGATGAGTGGTTTCCATACCGGCACATCCTATAAGGATACCGATCTCGAAGTGGCCATCGGTACTCAGGCTTCGTTGCCAGGTCGCTATGCTGTGGGCAGCAACTGGGGCAAACGTTATCCCAACTGCATCGACCCTTGCGTGTTCTACGACGAGGATGGTAAGCTATGGATATCGTACGGCTCCTGGAGTGGTGGTATATGGATGCTCGAACTTGATGAGAATACTGGTCTGCGTGACTACGATGTGGAATATACCCTGACCGGTGCTGGCGATGGTGTAACTGTCGACCCTTATTTCGGCAAGAAAGTTGCTGGCGGTTTCTATGTGTCGGGCGAAGCCTCGTACATCGAGCATATCGGTAACTATTACTTCTTGTTTGTAACCTACGGCGGACTGGCTGCAGGTGGTGTGGCCAGCGACTATAACAATGGCGGTTACCAGATGCGTGTGTTCCGTTCTGAGAAACCCGATGGTCCTTATCTGGATACTGAGGGCAAGGATGCTATCTTCCAGAGTTTTATGGTCAATTTCGGTCCGCAGTCAAAAACCGATCGTGGTGTGAACATCTTTGGTGCTTATGGCGATTGGGGCAACATGGCTACAGGAAATCTCTCAGAGCGCTCGCAGGGTCACAACTCTATCCTTGCTGCCGAAGATGGCCGTACCTATCTGGTTTATCATACCCGTTTCCAGAATTCTGGCGAGAACCATCAGGTGCGTGTGCATCAAGTGTTCCAGAACCAGGATGGTTGGCTGGTAGCAGCTCCATTCGAGTATACTGGCGAGCAGGTAAAGAGTGCCGATATTGCTACCTCTCAGCAGATAGCAACAGCCCAAGTTCCTGGAGGTTACAAGCTGTTGATACATAAATATCGCCTGAATCACACTACCAAGGAACTGGTTACCCCCGTAGAAATCCAACTCAATGCCGATGGTAGCATAAGTGGCAGTCAGAGTGGTACTTGGAGTATTAACGAGGGCACCTCGTACATCACCATCACGTTGGGTTCAACCGTTTATAAAGGTGTGATGGTAGAACAGAACTTGGAGAATAAAACATTTAGCGACGATAAGACACCTGCATTCACGGCTTTGGCCGATGATGGTGTTACCATCTGGGGCTATAAGTATAGCGAAACCACTGGCATCAGCCAAACGCTATCTGACAATATACGCCAGAATGGGGCTATCTATGATATGCAAGGTCGCCGCGTAAACAATCCACAACGTAAAGGAATCTATATCCAGAACGGTAAAAAATACATAGTAAAATAA
- a CDS encoding SusC/RagA family TonB-linked outer membrane protein, with product MRKHVFISAMLALGMLGGLSAYPVPAMALVAQQTIKVSGQVVDQEGEPLIGATVKLKGAQTGVITDFDGKFTIDVPANGTLVVSYVGYKDREIAVRGRAIIETIEMESDAMMLDQVVVVGYGVQKKADLTGSVSIVNADELKRVSHSNISSMLEGKVAGVQITSDGQPGADPTVRIRGIGSFGSTAPLYVIDGVPVGTSIRDFSPNDIETIQVLKDASAGAIYGSRAANGVVIITTKGGKKEQPLKVDYKGYFGVDKIQIGVYDLTNAEQYSRYLGIAAENAGIPVPGGYSLGSDGYYHFRDNTDTDWLAEAFKTGIRQNHSVNLSGGGINNTYNISLDYYNQKGTLEGAGPNFERYTARVNNTMDTKFVKFRTSLVYSHSDQDNLAVSNANEYVQGLYGNLGNVLGGVLNMQPTIKAYDASTWVLDDVVGSASGYKYDAYGYGVYYDTVHGDISAMNPLLVNKMLTRNTIVDRFVGTASADVDLLSMVGIKSKNHQLTYKINLSYSTTSCNDKTWIPAWIQSNRVYLAKENERLTKAHRKYTDALIENTLTYDGTIGLHHANIVVGQTYQEENTQTQSATGVNLSQPYFLQLQNASSWSAESYEYKHTLASYLARLNYDFDGKYLISGIVRRDGSSRLSKDIRWDTFTSVSLGWRFDKEKFFPINRDIVNMFKLRASYGELGYEAAVGDYAIEATMARNNMTYSFGNQPVTGSAVSTFVNENLTWEKRKTMNVGLDLAFFNNRIEFTAEWYKNKSEDLLYNVPVPANAGVANTSVTMNAASMENSGFEFSLTYRNRDHALKHEISANLSTLKNKVTSLGFGTEKYITGSYITEVGQEVGKFYGWDYQGIIRTQEQLDQLNALAQAQGLEEYQPGAHVGDCYYRDVNGDGQINADDQTVLGSGLPKVNFGLSAHLEYKIFDLSISTYGALGYHVTDYLYNTLNSSYGYGNKSVDILAANQWDGGTYVSNIPRTYLSNSATLAWNDLFSCRQIQNAAYWKIANVELGCNLPNKWFANYVTGVRVYVSAQNLFTFTGYKGYNVDYAGGTFTPGFNYCSYPTARSFMAGLNFTF from the coding sequence ATGAGAAAACATGTATTTATCTCTGCGATGCTTGCGCTAGGTATGCTGGGCGGCCTGTCGGCTTATCCGGTTCCTGCTATGGCATTAGTGGCACAGCAAACCATTAAGGTTAGCGGCCAGGTTGTAGACCAAGAGGGAGAACCACTCATTGGTGCAACAGTGAAGTTGAAGGGGGCACAGACGGGTGTCATTACCGACTTCGACGGAAAGTTTACCATCGATGTACCTGCCAATGGTACACTTGTGGTGAGCTATGTAGGTTACAAGGATCGTGAGATAGCTGTACGCGGACGCGCGATTATTGAAACTATCGAAATGGAAAGCGACGCCATGATGCTCGACCAGGTTGTTGTGGTAGGTTATGGTGTACAGAAGAAAGCCGACCTTACAGGTTCTGTATCTATTGTGAATGCCGACGAGTTGAAGCGCGTTTCACATTCTAACATTTCTTCTATGCTCGAGGGTAAGGTAGCTGGTGTGCAGATTACCTCTGATGGTCAGCCTGGTGCCGACCCAACGGTACGTATCCGTGGTATCGGTAGCTTTGGTAGCACAGCACCTCTTTATGTTATCGATGGTGTGCCCGTAGGTACCAGTATTCGTGATTTCTCTCCAAACGATATCGAGACCATTCAGGTACTCAAGGATGCTTCTGCTGGTGCTATCTATGGTAGCCGTGCTGCAAACGGTGTGGTAATTATCACCACCAAGGGCGGAAAGAAGGAGCAGCCACTTAAGGTAGATTATAAGGGCTATTTCGGTGTGGATAAAATCCAGATAGGTGTTTACGATCTGACCAATGCCGAACAGTATAGTCGTTATCTGGGTATTGCTGCCGAGAATGCTGGTATTCCTGTTCCCGGTGGATATAGCTTGGGTTCTGATGGTTACTATCATTTCCGCGATAATACCGATACCGATTGGTTGGCCGAGGCCTTCAAGACTGGTATCCGTCAGAACCACAGCGTGAACCTGAGTGGTGGTGGTATTAATAATACCTATAATATAAGTCTTGATTACTATAATCAGAAGGGTACCCTCGAGGGTGCTGGTCCAAACTTCGAGCGTTATACTGCTCGTGTTAACAACACGATGGATACCAAGTTCGTGAAGTTCCGTACCAGTCTTGTTTATTCTCACTCCGATCAGGACAACCTGGCAGTATCTAATGCCAATGAGTATGTACAGGGTTTGTATGGTAATCTGGGTAACGTGTTAGGTGGTGTGCTCAATATGCAGCCTACCATTAAGGCTTACGACGCTTCAACATGGGTACTCGACGATGTGGTAGGCTCTGCCAGTGGCTACAAGTACGATGCTTATGGCTATGGTGTTTACTACGATACCGTACATGGCGATATCTCGGCTATGAACCCACTGCTGGTAAATAAGATGCTTACACGTAATACCATCGTCGATCGTTTTGTAGGTACCGCTTCTGCCGATGTCGATCTGCTGTCGATGGTAGGTATTAAGAGCAAGAATCATCAGCTCACTTATAAGATCAACCTGTCATATAGCACCACATCTTGTAATGATAAAACCTGGATTCCTGCATGGATTCAGAGTAACCGTGTATATCTGGCTAAGGAGAACGAGCGCCTTACCAAGGCTCATCGTAAGTACACTGATGCACTGATTGAGAATACACTTACTTACGATGGTACCATTGGTCTGCATCACGCTAACATCGTTGTAGGTCAGACCTATCAGGAGGAGAACACCCAGACACAGTCGGCTACTGGTGTTAACTTGTCGCAGCCTTACTTCCTGCAGCTGCAGAATGCCAGCTCTTGGAGTGCCGAAAGCTATGAGTACAAGCACACTTTGGCTTCTTACCTGGCTCGTTTGAACTACGACTTCGATGGCAAGTACCTCATTTCGGGTATCGTACGTCGCGATGGTAGCTCTCGTTTGTCAAAGGATATCCGCTGGGATACTTTCACATCTGTATCTCTTGGTTGGCGTTTCGATAAGGAGAAGTTCTTCCCCATCAATCGCGACATCGTGAATATGTTCAAGCTCCGTGCCAGCTATGGTGAGCTGGGTTACGAGGCTGCTGTAGGCGACTATGCCATCGAGGCAACTATGGCCCGTAACAACATGACCTATAGCTTCGGTAATCAGCCTGTTACTGGTTCGGCTGTTTCTACTTTCGTAAACGAGAACCTGACATGGGAGAAGAGAAAGACTATGAACGTAGGTCTTGATCTGGCTTTCTTCAATAACCGCATCGAGTTTACTGCCGAGTGGTATAAGAATAAGTCAGAGGATCTGCTTTATAACGTGCCTGTTCCAGCCAATGCAGGTGTGGCTAACACTTCAGTAACCATGAATGCCGCTTCGATGGAGAACAGCGGATTCGAGTTCTCACTCACCTATCGTAATCGCGATCACGCTCTGAAGCACGAAATCAGTGCTAACCTGAGCACCTTGAAGAATAAGGTTACATCGCTTGGTTTCGGTACGGAGAAGTATATCACTGGTTCTTATATCACCGAGGTTGGTCAGGAAGTTGGTAAGTTCTATGGTTGGGATTACCAGGGTATTATCCGTACCCAGGAGCAGCTCGATCAGCTGAACGCACTTGCACAGGCTCAAGGTCTGGAAGAGTATCAGCCAGGTGCCCATGTAGGTGATTGCTACTATCGCGATGTAAATGGCGACGGTCAGATTAATGCCGACGACCAGACAGTTTTGGGTAGCGGTCTGCCAAAGGTTAACTTTGGTTTGAGTGCACACCTCGAGTACAAGATTTTCGATTTGAGTATCTCAACTTATGGTGCCCTTGGTTACCATGTAACCGATTATCTCTATAACACCCTGAATTCAAGCTACGGCTACGGTAATAAGAGTGTTGATATTCTTGCTGCTAACCAGTGGGATGGTGGTACCTACGTATCAAACATCCCCCGCACTTACCTCTCTAACAGTGCAACCTTGGCTTGGAACGACCTGTTCAGCTGCCGCCAGATTCAGAATGCCGCTTACTGGAAGATTGCTAACGTAGAGCTTGGCTGCAACCTGCCTAACAAGTGGTTCGCCAACTACGTAACTGGTGTACGAGTATATGTTTCGGCTCAGAACCTCTTCACCTTCACAGGTTATAAGGGTTACAATGTCGATTATGCCGGTGGTACCTTCACTCCTGGATTCAACTACTGTTCGTACCCAACTGCCAGAAGCTTTATGGCTGGTTTGAATTTCACTTTCTAA
- a CDS encoding RagB/SusD family nutrient uptake outer membrane protein: MKLHKISLAVLVGLGTLASCDSKLDVSNPNQQTTATFGNDVESLEENVIAAYNHIRMEGTYARVGYTLDVCRGDEVWNSSQVWYMPFDDLNAPFTDEIGQWSWRDWYYTINVCNYTITRCGEDNSVLSETMKRIKGQMLFLRGLAYYNLTGYYQNPILITDYNTYSTLDGLYGTNSTYDEAWDQVEKDFAEAMTLLPSRDAGGQWALGRATNGAAAGYYARALMMRHKYSEALAVLKDIIGGKYGHYELMKNYGDNFREGSAYENNAESLFEIQYLDYGSQGTDDEWTPVNTSPNATQGHAVESNFGPGDMGGWADLSASPWLYQLFKSEKTTSGSLDPRLYWTIGTYEPEWDGFEYGNVCYTVPMTADAPVVTNNNNGGLPIAKNTNLRTGLYDKVVTGLHCGINLRMMRYSDVLLRAAECENEVNGPTQQAIDWINQVRNRAGLADLKLADFSGNADKLFEQIANVERPKEFGCEFGRGFDLVRWGFFYSADRLQQIKEHGTFRRTNDKTRVKEPVSYAEVGLDPELKSSYDSWIQGHEFFPIYQGTLNDNPNLVGNSANKSESNADKLYGPVHPVVNLK; the protein is encoded by the coding sequence ATGAAACTACATAAAATTTCATTGGCTGTACTGGTAGGTCTTGGCACTCTCGCTTCGTGCGATAGCAAGTTGGATGTATCGAACCCTAACCAGCAAACCACAGCCACATTCGGCAACGATGTCGAATCATTAGAGGAGAATGTGATTGCTGCCTACAACCACATCCGTATGGAGGGCACCTATGCCCGTGTGGGCTATACACTCGACGTTTGTCGTGGTGATGAAGTTTGGAACTCATCGCAGGTATGGTATATGCCTTTCGATGACCTGAATGCACCTTTCACCGACGAGATTGGTCAGTGGTCATGGCGTGACTGGTATTACACCATCAATGTATGTAACTACACTATTACTCGTTGTGGCGAGGATAACTCAGTTCTTTCTGAGACTATGAAGCGCATCAAGGGACAGATGCTGTTCCTGCGCGGTCTGGCTTACTATAACCTGACTGGTTACTATCAGAACCCTATTCTGATTACCGATTATAATACCTATTCTACACTCGATGGTCTTTATGGTACTAACAGCACCTACGATGAGGCTTGGGATCAGGTAGAGAAGGACTTTGCCGAGGCTATGACCCTGCTGCCCAGTCGCGATGCAGGCGGTCAGTGGGCGCTGGGCCGTGCTACCAACGGTGCTGCTGCCGGCTATTATGCCCGTGCACTGATGATGCGTCATAAGTACAGCGAGGCTCTTGCCGTACTGAAGGATATCATTGGCGGAAAGTATGGTCACTATGAGTTGATGAAGAACTATGGCGATAACTTCCGCGAGGGCTCTGCTTATGAGAACAATGCTGAGAGCCTGTTCGAGATTCAGTATCTGGATTACGGCTCACAGGGTACCGACGACGAGTGGACACCTGTAAACACCAGTCCTAACGCTACTCAGGGTCATGCCGTTGAGAGTAACTTTGGTCCTGGTGACATGGGTGGATGGGCCGACCTTTCTGCCTCTCCATGGCTCTATCAGCTCTTTAAGTCTGAGAAGACCACCAGTGGTTCGCTCGATCCACGCCTGTATTGGACCATCGGTACTTACGAGCCCGAGTGGGATGGCTTTGAGTATGGTAACGTTTGCTATACCGTGCCTATGACAGCCGATGCCCCCGTGGTAACCAATAACAACAATGGTGGACTGCCTATTGCTAAGAATACCAACCTGCGTACTGGTCTTTACGATAAGGTGGTAACAGGTCTGCACTGCGGTATCAACCTGCGTATGATGCGTTACTCTGATGTACTGCTGCGTGCTGCTGAGTGCGAGAACGAGGTAAATGGTCCTACACAGCAGGCTATCGACTGGATTAACCAGGTTCGTAACCGTGCCGGTTTGGCCGATCTGAAGCTAGCTGATTTCTCTGGCAATGCCGATAAGCTGTTCGAGCAGATTGCTAACGTTGAGCGTCCTAAGGAGTTCGGTTGTGAGTTCGGTCGTGGTTTCGACCTTGTTCGCTGGGGCTTCTTCTACAGCGCCGATCGTCTGCAGCAGATTAAGGAGCATGGCACCTTCCGTCGTACCAACGACAAGACCCGTGTAAAAGAGCCTGTAAGCTATGCCGAGGTAGGTCTCGATCCTGAGCTCAAGAGTTCGTACGACAGTTGGATCCAGGGTCATGAGTTCTTCCCCATCTATCAGGGAACACTGAATGATAACCCCAACCTGGTTGGTAACTCAGCCAACAAGAGCGAGAGCAATGCCGATAAACTTTACGGCCCTGTTCATCCTGTGGTGAACCTCAAATAA
- a CDS encoding family 43 glycosylhydrolase produces the protein MRKTVVSLMLLVLSANLAVYGQQHPKQRMPFVTDTPMVHDPVMAYEDGTYYIFATGMGIQKMTSTDRKNWTVHTEPVMSVIPKWTHDSVPGFQQHVWAPDVIQWHGKWWMAYSCSTFGKNGSTIGLLSTQKLASGLWNDEGCIVTSREGRDNWNAIDPNFVIDDQDQPWLVWGSFWDGIQLARLDSTMHIAKGEKPRTIARRFNLDSKASKNALPINPNPPKNPTSDYAGPNAIEAPFIFKHAGYYYLFVSWDYCCQGSKSNYRVAVGRSKTIDGPYLDRHGIDMRYGGGNLFIEGDKKAFEAAGHCAAYHIDGQDVFICHGYSIAHQGASILIQRPISWTPDGWPTLK, from the coding sequence ATGAGAAAAACAGTTGTCTCGTTGATGCTGTTAGTCCTGAGTGCAAACCTGGCGGTTTATGGACAGCAGCACCCCAAGCAGCGTATGCCTTTTGTTACAGACACACCCATGGTGCACGACCCTGTGATGGCCTACGAGGATGGTACTTATTATATCTTTGCCACAGGTATGGGCATCCAGAAAATGACTTCAACTGATCGTAAGAACTGGACGGTGCATACAGAGCCGGTGATGTCGGTTATCCCTAAGTGGACACACGATTCTGTGCCAGGTTTCCAGCAGCATGTCTGGGCACCCGATGTGATTCAGTGGCATGGCAAATGGTGGATGGCTTATAGCTGCTCTACCTTTGGTAAGAACGGCTCGACCATCGGACTGCTCTCTACCCAGAAGCTGGCTTCTGGCTTGTGGAACGACGAGGGCTGTATCGTTACTTCGCGCGAAGGTCGTGACAACTGGAATGCCATTGATCCTAACTTTGTGATCGACGACCAGGATCAGCCTTGGCTGGTATGGGGCAGTTTTTGGGACGGCATCCAACTGGCGCGTCTCGATTCCACCATGCATATCGCCAAGGGTGAAAAACCTCGTACCATCGCCCGCAGGTTTAACTTGGATAGTAAGGCCAGCAAGAATGCGCTGCCCATCAATCCTAATCCACCCAAGAATCCAACGTCCGACTATGCCGGACCAAATGCCATCGAAGCTCCATTTATCTTCAAACACGCAGGATACTATTATCTGTTTGTATCGTGGGATTATTGTTGTCAGGGTAGCAAGAGCAATTATCGTGTAGCGGTAGGTCGTAGCAAAACCATCGATGGTCCGTATCTCGACCGTCATGGCATTGATATGCGCTATGGTGGTGGCAACCTCTTTATCGAGGGCGATAAAAAGGCATTCGAGGCTGCTGGTCATTGCGCAGCTTACCATATCGATGGTCAGGATGTTTTTATCTGTCACGGCTATAGCATTGCTCACCAAGGAGCATCTATTCTCATCCAGCGTCCTATCAGTTGGACGCCTGACGGATGGCCGACTTTGAAATAA